In one window of Zhihengliuella sp. ISTPL4 DNA:
- the rplQ gene encoding 50S ribosomal protein L17, which yields MPKPTKGPRLGGGPAHERLLLANLAAALYTHKSIKTTETKAKRLRPLAERLITFAKRGDLHARRRVLSVIGDKEVVHVLFNEIAPLVADREGGYTRITKVGNRKGDNAPMAVIELVLEPVTPKAKSTKKAAAAPKDEKPAAEEAPAEETVEAPADETATEDTAAEAGAESQAEGEAAEAAAEDAVEKKSE from the coding sequence ATGCCCAAGCCCACCAAGGGTCCCCGCCTCGGAGGCGGCCCCGCCCACGAGCGCCTGCTGCTTGCCAACCTCGCCGCTGCGCTGTACACCCACAAGTCGATCAAGACGACCGAGACGAAGGCCAAGCGCCTGCGTCCGCTCGCCGAGCGCCTCATCACCTTCGCCAAGCGCGGAGACCTCCACGCCCGCCGTCGCGTGCTGTCGGTCATCGGTGACAAGGAAGTCGTGCACGTCCTGTTCAACGAGATCGCTCCGCTCGTCGCGGACCGCGAGGGTGGCTACACGCGTATCACCAAGGTCGGCAACCGCAAGGGCGACAACGCTCCCATGGCCGTGATCGAGCTCGTCCTCGAGCCCGTCACCCCGAAGGCGAAGTCGACCAAGAAGGCCGCCGCGGCTCCGAAGGACGAGAAGCCCGCTGCCGAGGAGGCTCCCGCCGAGGAGACCGTCGAGGCTCCCGCGGACGAGACCGCCACCGAGGACACCGCTGCCGAGGCCGGCGCCGAGTCGCAGGCCGAGGGCGAGGCCGCTGAGGCCGCCGCCGAGGACGCTGTCGAGAAGAAGTCCGAGTAA
- a CDS encoding PAS domain-containing protein: protein MASKMTLRVQLLALQALIVFLVTLATGIAAGAFQENALREAYKDRMQAVAQSVAALPVVLDAFDDDDPAAAIQPVAEVIREASDLAYVVVANEDGIRYSHPNADRIGERVSTDPSIPLSGEIFVGTQTGTLGTSWRVKVPIRDEGGTVIGTASVGILESELNEEFTSNLVGLISAMLVAAVLGVLGAAGVTSFIRRRIHRLEPHQIAALVKNQETTLHGLSEGVVTVDGGGRITLVNDAAARFLGRDAADLDGAPADEVLGPELATVLREGEGAGRPVIVGSHVLVARSTASGSDPADVGATLLLRDHTELHDVVRRVETADAIIAFRERYGLPKGLSAETLERVSVALTARPDASATEIGDDLAISRVSARRYLEHLAATGQAVRSLDYSTKGRPGARYRITDPR from the coding sequence GTGGCCTCGAAGATGACGCTCCGTGTGCAGCTGCTCGCGCTGCAGGCGCTGATCGTGTTCCTGGTGACCCTCGCGACCGGCATCGCCGCCGGAGCCTTCCAGGAGAACGCGCTCCGAGAGGCCTACAAGGACCGCATGCAGGCGGTCGCGCAGTCGGTCGCCGCCCTCCCCGTCGTCCTGGACGCCTTCGACGACGACGACCCCGCCGCCGCCATCCAGCCGGTCGCCGAGGTCATCCGTGAGGCCTCGGACCTCGCGTACGTCGTGGTGGCCAACGAGGACGGCATCCGCTACTCCCACCCCAACGCCGACCGCATCGGGGAGCGCGTCTCGACCGACCCGTCGATCCCGTTGAGCGGCGAGATCTTCGTGGGCACGCAGACCGGCACGCTCGGGACCTCGTGGCGGGTCAAGGTGCCCATCCGCGATGAGGGCGGCACTGTCATCGGTACGGCATCGGTCGGAATCCTCGAGTCGGAGCTCAATGAGGAGTTCACGAGCAACCTCGTCGGCCTCATCTCCGCGATGCTCGTCGCAGCCGTGCTCGGGGTCCTCGGTGCGGCCGGCGTGACGTCGTTCATCCGCCGGCGCATCCACCGCCTGGAGCCGCATCAGATCGCGGCCCTGGTCAAGAACCAGGAGACGACCCTGCACGGGCTGAGCGAGGGGGTCGTGACAGTGGATGGTGGCGGGCGGATCACCCTGGTCAACGATGCGGCCGCGCGCTTCCTCGGTCGTGACGCCGCCGACCTCGACGGCGCACCCGCGGACGAGGTCCTCGGCCCCGAGCTCGCCACGGTGCTCCGCGAGGGCGAAGGCGCGGGGCGCCCCGTGATCGTCGGCTCGCATGTTCTCGTCGCTCGCAGCACGGCATCCGGGAGCGACCCCGCCGACGTGGGAGCGACGCTCCTGCTCCGCGATCACACCGAGCTGCATGATGTCGTGCGCCGGGTCGAGACGGCCGACGCGATCATCGCCTTCCGGGAGCGCTACGGTCTCCCGAAGGGCCTGAGTGCCGAGACGCTGGAGCGGGTCTCGGTCGCCCTGACGGCCCGCCCCGACGCCTCCGCGACCGAGATCGGCGACGACCTCGCGATCTCCCGCGTCAGCGCCCGCCGCTACCTGGAGCACCTCGCTGCGACCGGCCAGGCGGTGCGGTCCCTCGACTACTCCACCAAGGGCCGGCCGGGGGCCCGCTACCGGATCACCGACCCGCGATGA